From Mauremys mutica isolate MM-2020 ecotype Southern chromosome 17, ASM2049712v1, whole genome shotgun sequence, one genomic window encodes:
- the LOC123351736 gene encoding V-type proton ATPase catalytic subunit A-like has product MEFSKLPRIEDVEKESVLGFVHGVSGPVVIASSMAGAAMYELVRVGHAELVGEIIRLEGDLATIQVYEETSGVCVGDPVLRTGKPLSVELGPGIMGSIFDGIQRPLKDITELTQSIYIPRGINIPALSQDVKWDFAPSQSIRVGSHVTGGDIYALVAENSLIKHKIMVPPRSRGTVTYVAPPGHYDISDVVLELDFEGVAERLTMLQVWPVRQIRPVTEKLPANYPLLTGQRVLDALFPCVQGGTTAIPGAFGCGKTVISQSLSKYSNSDVIIYVGCGERGNEMSEVLRDFPELTMEVDGKTETIMKRTALVANTSNMPVAAREASIYTGITLSEYFRDMGYHVSMMADSTSRWAEALREISGRLAEMPADSGYPAYLGARLASFYERAGRVKCLGSPEREGSVSIVGAVSPPGGDFSDPVTSATLGIVQVFWGLDKKLAQRKHFPSVNWLISYSKYMRALDEHYERYHPEFTALRTKAKEILQEEEDLAEIVQLVGKASLAESDKITLEVAKLIKDDFLQQNGYSSYDRFCPFYKTVGMLQNMIAFYDMAQHAVESTAQSENKITWAVIRESLGDIMYKLSSMKFKDPVKDGEAKIKADYAQLNEEMQNAFRGLED; this is encoded by the exons ATGGAGTTCTCCAagctgcccaggatagaggacGTGGAGAAGGAGAGCGTGCTGGGGTTTGTCCATGGCGTCTCCGGGCCAG TGGTCATCGCCAGCAGCATGGCCGGGGCCGCCATGTACGAGCTGGTGCGCGTGGGGCACGCCGAGCTGGTGGGTGAAATCATCCGTCTCGAGGGAGACCTGGCCACCATCCAGGTGTACGAAGAGACCT CGGGGGTCTGCGTGGGGGACCCGGTGCTGCGGACGGGGAAGCCGCTCTCGGTGGAGCTGGGCCCGGGCATCATGGGCTCCATCTTTGACGGCATCCAGCGCCCCTTGAAAGACATCACGGAGCTGACCCAGAGCATCTACATCCCCCGTGGCATCAACATCCCCGCCCTGTCCCAGGACGTCAAGTGGGACTTCGCCCCGAGCCAGAGCATCCGG GTCGGGAGTCATGTGACCGGCGGGGACATCTACGCCCTGGTGGCCGAGAACTCCCTCATCAAGCACAAGATCATGGTGCCACCCCGGAGCCGGGGCACCGTGACCTACGTCGCCCCGCCGGGGCACTATGACATCTCG gaCGTGGTGCTGGAGCTGGACTTCGAGGGCGTGGCGGAGCGGCTCACCATGCTGCAGGTGTGGCCTGTGCGGCAGATCCGGCCCGTGACGGAGAAGCTCCCTGCCAACTACCCGCTGCTGACCGGCCAGAGGGTCCTGGACGCCCTCTTCCC GTGCGTTCAGGGCGGGACCACGGCCATCCCGGGGGCCTTCGGCTGCGGCAAGACAGTCATCTCACAGTCGCTGTCCAAGTACTCCAACAGCGACGTCATCATCTACGTGGGCTGCGGTGAGCGTGGCAACGAGATGTCGGAGGTGCTGCGGGACTTccctgag CTCACCatggaggtggatgggaagacGGAGACCATCATGAAGCGCACTGCGCTGGTGGCCAACACGTCCAACATGCCCGTGGCTGCCCGGGAGGCCTCCATCTACACAG GAATCACGCTCTCGGAGTATTTCCGCGACATGGGCTACCACGTCAGCATGATGGCCGACTCCACCTCCCGCTGGGCCGAGGCGCTGCGTGAGATCTCCGGCCGGCTGGCAGAGATGCCTGCAG ACAGCGGGTATCCGGCCTACCTCGGCGCCCGCCTGGCGTCCTTCTACGAGCGTGCAGGACGGGTCAAGTGCCTGGGCAGCCCGGAGCGGGAGGGGAGCGTCAGCATCGTCGGCGC GGTTTCCCCTCCGGGAGGTGACTTCTCCGACCCTGTGACCTCTGCGACCCTGGGGATTGTCCAG gtcTTCTGGGGGCTGGACAAGAAGCTGGCCCAGCGGAAGCACTTCCCCTCCGTGAACTGGCTCATCAGCTACAGCAAGTACATGCGGGCGCTGGACGAGCACTACGAGCGCTACCACCCTGAGTTCACCGCCCTGCGCACCAAGGCCAAGGAGAtcctgcaggaggaggaggacctgGCCGAGATCGTGCAGCTAGTGGGCaag GCCTCTCTGGCCGAGTCTGACAAGATCACGCTGGAGGTGGCCAAGCTGATTAAGGACGACTTCCTGCAGCAGAATGGCTACTCCTCCTACGACAG GTTCTGCCCCTTCTACAAGACGGTGGGGATGCTGCAGAACATGATCGCCTTCTATGACATGGCCCAGCACGCGGTGGAGTCCACGGCCCAGTCTGAGAACAAGATCACCTGGGCCGTGATCCGTGAGAGCCTTGGGGACATCATGTACAAGCTGAGCTCCATGAAGTTCAAG GATCCAGTGAAGGACGGCGAAGCAAAGATTAAGGCCGATTACGCCCAGCTGAACGAGGAAATGCAGAACGCTTTCCGCGGCCTGGAGGACTGA